From Microbacterium sp. CGR2:
GGTTGAGACCGCGGCGGTTGGCCCAGCGTCCGTTGCCGTCCATCACGATCGCGACGTGCTCGGGGACCGCCCGGAACTCCGGCGGGTAGAGTCCCGTCCAATCCAGCGGCCGATACGGCACGGCGTCTTTGTGCGTGTACGGCTTCGGGGTCACCGTGTTCCTCCTGGGATGTCGCTCACATGAGACAGCGAGCGGATGCCGCGCTCCAAGTGCCACTGCGCGTAGGCCGAGACGAGGCCGGACGCTGCGGCGGTGTCGGCGTGGGATGCCGCGTCGATGATGTCCCACTCCCCCGCGATCAGGGACTGGAGCAACGTCAGCGTCCGCTCGTGTACCCTCGGGCTCCCTGCCGGGGCGCAGTTGCTGCACACCAGACCGCCGAGCTGGACCACGAAGGTCGTGTGCGGGCCCGGCGTGCCGCAGCGGGCGCAGTCGTCGAGGGAAGGCGCCCACCCGGACAGCGACATGACGCGGAGCAGGTAGGAATCCAGGATGCTGCGCGGCGCATGCTCACCGCGGGACAGCGCCCGCAACCCGCCGACGAGCAGCAGATACTGGTCGGGGGTCGCCTCGGCATCGCTCAGCCGGTCGGCGGTCTCCACCATCGCATTGGCCGACGTGAAGCGGTCGTAGTGCGCCGCGATGTCGGTGCCGTAGGAGCCGAGGGACTCCGCCTGCTGCACGATGTCGAGCGAACGGCCCTGGTAGAGCTGCACGTCGGCGACCATGAACGGCTCGAGACGTGAGCCGAACTTCGAGGAAGTGCGCCGCACTCCTTTCGCCACCGCGCGCACCTTGCCGTGCCGTCGCGAGAGCATGGTGACGATGCGATCCGCCTCACCGAGTTTGTGAGTGCGCAGGATCACCACTTCGTCTCGGTAGGTGGGCACCCTTCGATTATCCTCCGTACGCGAGAATGGGAGGGTGACCGAACCGCTCTTCATCATTCCGCTCTGGGCGGACCTGATCGGCGTCGGCCTCGGCGGCGTGCAAGGCGCGCTGTTCGCCTCGGGTTTCCAAGGTCAGCGCCGCCTCGACTGGCTGGGCGTGGCGATCATCGGCATCATGATCGGCATGGGCGGCGGTCTGATCCGCGACATCCTGCTCGGGCAGACCCCGGCGACCCTGCAGAGCAACTGGTATCTGCTGACGGCGACGGCAGCGTCGCTGCTCGGGATGCTGCTCGCCGGACTCTTCACCCGGCTGAACACCGTCATCGTCGTGCTGGATGCCGTGGTCATCGGCATGTTCGGCGCGTTCGGCACCAGCAAGGCGATCGCCCTCGGCATCCCGCCCGTGCCGGCGATCTTCATCGGCGTCTGCGCGGCGGTCGGCGGGAGTGTGCTCCGCGACATGCTGATGGGGTTGCCCACCGCGATCATGCACGTCGGGTCCCTGTATGCCGTGGCCGCCGGAGCGGGGTGCGTGTTCATCGCCGTCGCCAGCAGCTTCGGCATGTCCATCACGGTCGCCGCCATCATCGGGATCGTGCTGACCGCGGTGATCCGTGTGCTCGCGGTGAGCTTCGATGTGTCGCTCCCCGAGCAGCGCCGCATCTATCGGCGCAAGGTCGCCGCCGAGACCGGCGCCATCTCCATCGTCAAGCCGAGCGCCTGATCGGACGTTTCGTCTCGTCGCTTCGCTCCTCGCTCAACGACCGAGGGTGACCGGTCGTCGAGCGACGCTTCGACTCGGTCGTTGAGCGAGCGCCAGCGAGACGAAACGCCTCGCTCACCGGTCGTCGAGCGACCGAAGCGAGACGAAACGCCCCGCCCCGGTCGTCGAGCGACGCTTCGACTCGCTCCGCTCGCTCAGCGCGGGTCTCCTCGAGACGAAGCGCCGCAGCGAAGGATCAGACGGTCGCCAACTCCAGCTGTCGCGTCCGGATCGAACGGTTCACGCCCGACACGATCGCCTTGAGCGACGCGGTCGAGATGTCTCCGTCGATACCGACGCCCCACAGGCGCTGGTCGCCGACCTGCAGCTCGACGTAGGCCGCAGCCTGCGCGTCGCCACCGGCGCTGAGAGCGTGCTCGACGTAGTCGTAGACCGTGATGTCGAAGCCCTGCTCGCGCAACACCTCGACGAACGCGGCGACGGGTCCGTTGCCGGACCCCGACACGGCCATCTCCTGCTCGTCATCGCGCAGGACCACGTCGAGCACGACCTCACCCGACATGTCGCTGCGGGTCTGGGTCGCCAGCAGTTCGAAACGTCCCCACTTGGCGGCGGTGTCTGCCGCGGGCAGGTACTCGTCGTTGAAGATCGACCAGATCTGGTCGGACGTGACTTCTCCGCCCTCGGCATCCGTCTTCGCCTGCACGACACCGGAGAACTCGATCTGGAGTTTGCGCGGCAGATCGATCGCGTGGTCCGACTTCAGCAGGTATGCGACGCCACCCTTGCCTGACTGCGAGTTGACGCGGATCACCGCTTCGTAGGAACGTCCGAGATCCTTCGGGTCGACCGGCAGGTACGGCACCGCCCACTCGATCTCGTCGACCGTGACGCCCTCAGCCGCAGCGCGGGCCTCCATCGCCTCGAAGCCCTTCTTGATGGCGTCCTGGTGCGATCCGCTGAACGCCGTGAACACCAGGTCACCTGCCCAGGGGCTGCGCTCGGGCACGGGCAGCTGGTTGCAGTACTCGACGGTGCGCTTGACCTGGTCGACGTCACTGAAGTCGATCTGCGGGTCGATCCCCTGCGTGAACAGGTTGATGCCGAGGGCGACGAGGTCGACGTTGCCGGTGCGCTCGCCGTTCCCGAAGAGGCAGCCTTCGATACGGTCGGCGCCGGCCATGTAGCCGAGTTCCGCGGCGGCGATCGCGGTGCCGCGGTCGTTGTGCGGGTGCAGCGACAGGATGATGTTCTCCCGGTGCGCCAGCCGACGGCTCATCCACTCGATCGAGTCGGCGTAGACATTGGGGGATGCCATCTCGACGGTCGCAGGCAGGTTGATGATCACCTTGCGGTCGGGGGCCGGTTCGAACACCTCGATCACCTGGTTGCAGATGTCGAGCGCGAACTCCAGCTCGGTGCCGGTGTAGCTCTCCGGCGAGTACTCGTAGTACACCTTGGTGTCGGGGATCGTCTTCTCGAACTCACGGCACAGGCGCGCACCCTCGAGTGCGATGTCGATGATGCCCTGCTTGTCGGTGCGGAAGACGACCTCGCGCTGCAGAACGCTGGTCGAGTTGTAGAGGTGCACGATGGCCTGTTTGGCACCGGCGATCGACTCGTAGGTGCGCTTGATCAGGTGCTCGCGCGCCTGGGTCAGCACCTGGATGGTGACGTCATCCGGGATCAGGTTCTCTTCGATGAGCTGGCGGACGAAGTCGAAGTCGGTCTGGCTCGCCGACGGGAAACCGACCTCGATCTCCTTGTAGCCCATGCTGACGAGCAGCTCGAACATGACGCGTTTACGCTCGGGCGACATCGGGTCGATGAGGGCCTGGTTTCCGTCGCGGAGGTCGACGGCACACCAGCGAGGAGCTTCGGTGATGCGGGCGTCCGGCCAGGTGCGA
This genomic window contains:
- the recO gene encoding DNA repair protein RecO, which gives rise to MPTYRDEVVILRTHKLGEADRIVTMLSRRHGKVRAVAKGVRRTSSKFGSRLEPFMVADVQLYQGRSLDIVQQAESLGSYGTDIAAHYDRFTSANAMVETADRLSDAEATPDQYLLLVGGLRALSRGEHAPRSILDSYLLRVMSLSGWAPSLDDCARCGTPGPHTTFVVQLGGLVCSNCAPAGSPRVHERTLTLLQSLIAGEWDIIDAASHADTAAASGLVSAYAQWHLERGIRSLSHVSDIPGGTR
- the leuA gene encoding 2-isopropylmalate synthase, whose translation is MKNSQRSSAMPIHKYRPFHEQINVHLPDRTWPDARITEAPRWCAVDLRDGNQALIDPMSPERKRVMFELLVSMGYKEIEVGFPSASQTDFDFVRQLIEENLIPDDVTIQVLTQAREHLIKRTYESIAGAKQAIVHLYNSTSVLQREVVFRTDKQGIIDIALEGARLCREFEKTIPDTKVYYEYSPESYTGTELEFALDICNQVIEVFEPAPDRKVIINLPATVEMASPNVYADSIEWMSRRLAHRENIILSLHPHNDRGTAIAAAELGYMAGADRIEGCLFGNGERTGNVDLVALGINLFTQGIDPQIDFSDVDQVKRTVEYCNQLPVPERSPWAGDLVFTAFSGSHQDAIKKGFEAMEARAAAEGVTVDEIEWAVPYLPVDPKDLGRSYEAVIRVNSQSGKGGVAYLLKSDHAIDLPRKLQIEFSGVVQAKTDAEGGEVTSDQIWSIFNDEYLPAADTAAKWGRFELLATQTRSDMSGEVVLDVVLRDDEQEMAVSGSGNGPVAAFVEVLREQGFDITVYDYVEHALSAGGDAQAAAYVELQVGDQRLWGVGIDGDISTASLKAIVSGVNRSIRTRQLELATV
- a CDS encoding trimeric intracellular cation channel family protein, with translation MTEPLFIIPLWADLIGVGLGGVQGALFASGFQGQRRLDWLGVAIIGIMIGMGGGLIRDILLGQTPATLQSNWYLLTATAASLLGMLLAGLFTRLNTVIVVLDAVVIGMFGAFGTSKAIALGIPPVPAIFIGVCAAVGGSVLRDMLMGLPTAIMHVGSLYAVAAGAGCVFIAVASSFGMSITVAAIIGIVLTAVIRVLAVSFDVSLPEQRRIYRRKVAAETGAISIVKPSA